From one Rattus norvegicus strain BN/NHsdMcwi chromosome 7, GRCr8, whole genome shotgun sequence genomic stretch:
- the Stac3 gene encoding SH3 and cysteine-rich domain-containing protein 3 isoform X2, which produces MTEKEVVESPQPPFPGETPQSGLQRLKQLFKKGSPETTEMEPPPEPQANGEAVGAGGGPIYYIYEEEEEEEEEEEPPPEPPKLVNDKPHKFKDHFFKKPKFCDVCARMIVLNNKFGLRCKNCKTNIHEHCQSYVEMQKCFGKIPPGFHRAYSSPLYSNQQYACVSAANRNDPVFETLRVGVIMANKERKKGQADKKNPLAAMMEEEPESARPEEGKSQDGNDAEKDKKAEKKTPDDKNKQPGFQQSHYFVALYRFKALEKDDLDFPPGEKITVIDDSNEEWWRGKIGEKVGFFPPNFIIRVRAGERVHRVTRSFVGNREIGQITLKKDQIVVQKGDEAGGYVKVYTGRKGFGYLVR; this is translated from the exons ATGACAGAAAAGGAGGTGGTGGAGTCCCCTCAGCCCCCCTTTCCAGGAGAGACTCCGCAAAGTGGG CTACAGCGACTGAAGCAATTATTCAAGAAGGGCTCTCCAGAGACAACCGAGATGGAGCCTCCCCCAGAGCCCCAGGCCAATGGAGAAGccgtgggggctgggggtggccCCATCTACTATATctatgaggaagaagaagaggaggaggaagaggaagaaccacCCCCAGAACCTCCTAAGCTTGTCAATGACAAGCCCCACAAGTTCAAAGATCATTTCTTCAAGAAGCCCAAGTTCTGTGATGTCTGTGCCCGGATGATTGTGC TCAATAACAAGTTTGGACTCCGCTGTAAGAACTGCAAAACCAACATCCATGAACACTGTCAGTCCTACGTGGAGATGCAGAAATGCTTCGGCAAGATC CCACCTGGTTTCCATCGGGCCTATAGCTCCCCACTCTACAGCAACCAGCAGTATGCTTGTGTCT CTGCTGCCAATCGCAATGACCCTGTGTTTGAAACCCTACGCGTCGGGGTGATCATGGCAAACAAGGAACGGAAGAAGGGGCAGGCAGATAAGAAAAAT CCTCTGGCAGCCATGATGGAGGAGGAGCCAGAGTCAGccaggccagaggagggcaaGTCACAGGATG GAAACGATGCAGAAAAGGACAAGAAGGCTGAGAAGAAAACACCTGATGATAAA AACAAGCAACCTGGTTTCCAGCAGTCTCATTACTTTGTGGCTCTCTATCGGTTCAAAGCCCTGGAGAAGGATGATCTGGATTTCCC ACCAGGGGAGAAGATCACAGTCATTGATGACTCCAATGAGGAGTGGTGGCGG GGGAAAATCGGAGAGAAGGTGGGATTCTTCCCTCCAAACTTCATCATTCGGGTCCGGGCTGGAGAACGTGTGCACCGTGTAACCAGATCCTTTGTGGGAAACCGCGAGATTGGGCAGATCACTCTCAAGAAGGACCAG ATCGTAGTGCAGAAAGGAGATGAAGCTGGTGGCTACGTCAAGGTCTACACCGGCCGCAAG GGCTTCGGATACCTGGTGCGCTGA
- the Stac3 gene encoding SH3 and cysteine-rich domain-containing protein 3 isoform X3, whose protein sequence is MEPPPEPQANGEAVGAGGGPIYYIYEEEEEEEEEEEPPPEPPKLVNDKPHKFKDHFFKKPKFCDVCARMIVLNNKFGLRCKNCKTNIHEHCQSYVEMQKCFGKIPPGFHRAYSSPLYSNQQYACVSAANRNDPVFETLRVGVIMANKERKKGQADKKNPLAAMMEEEPESARPEEGKSQDGNDAEKDKKAEKKTPDDKNKQPGFQQSHYFVALYRFKALEKDDLDFPPGEKITVIDDSNEEWWRGKIGEKVGFFPPNFIIRVRAGERVHRVTRSFVGNREIGQITLKKDQIVVQKGDEAGGYVKVYTGRKVGLFPTDFLEEI, encoded by the exons ATGGAGCCTCCCCCAGAGCCCCAGGCCAATGGAGAAGccgtgggggctgggggtggccCCATCTACTATATctatgaggaagaagaagaggaggaggaagaggaagaaccacCCCCAGAACCTCCTAAGCTTGTCAATGACAAGCCCCACAAGTTCAAAGATCATTTCTTCAAGAAGCCCAAGTTCTGTGATGTCTGTGCCCGGATGATTGTGC TCAATAACAAGTTTGGACTCCGCTGTAAGAACTGCAAAACCAACATCCATGAACACTGTCAGTCCTACGTGGAGATGCAGAAATGCTTCGGCAAGATC CCACCTGGTTTCCATCGGGCCTATAGCTCCCCACTCTACAGCAACCAGCAGTATGCTTGTGTCT CTGCTGCCAATCGCAATGACCCTGTGTTTGAAACCCTACGCGTCGGGGTGATCATGGCAAACAAGGAACGGAAGAAGGGGCAGGCAGATAAGAAAAAT CCTCTGGCAGCCATGATGGAGGAGGAGCCAGAGTCAGccaggccagaggagggcaaGTCACAGGATG GAAACGATGCAGAAAAGGACAAGAAGGCTGAGAAGAAAACACCTGATGATAAA AACAAGCAACCTGGTTTCCAGCAGTCTCATTACTTTGTGGCTCTCTATCGGTTCAAAGCCCTGGAGAAGGATGATCTGGATTTCCC ACCAGGGGAGAAGATCACAGTCATTGATGACTCCAATGAGGAGTGGTGGCGG GGGAAAATCGGAGAGAAGGTGGGATTCTTCCCTCCAAACTTCATCATTCGGGTCCGGGCTGGAGAACGTGTGCACCGTGTAACCAGATCCTTTGTGGGAAACCGCGAGATTGGGCAGATCACTCTCAAGAAGGACCAG ATCGTAGTGCAGAAAGGAGATGAAGCTGGTGGCTACGTCAAGGTCTACACCGGCCGCAAGGTGGGGCTGTTTCCCACCGACTTCCTGGAGGAGATTTAG
- the Stac3 gene encoding SH3 and cysteine-rich domain-containing protein 3: protein MTEKEVVESPQPPFPGETPQSGLQRLKQLFKKGSPETTEMEPPPEPQANGEAVGAGGGPIYYIYEEEEEEEEEEEPPPEPPKLVNDKPHKFKDHFFKKPKFCDVCARMIVLNNKFGLRCKNCKTNIHEHCQSYVEMQKCFGKIPPGFHRAYSSPLYSNQQYACVSAANRNDPVFETLRVGVIMANKERKKGQADKKNPLAAMMEEEPESARPEEGKSQDGNDAEKDKKAEKKTPDDKNKQPGFQQSHYFVALYRFKALEKDDLDFPPGEKITVIDDSNEEWWRGKIGEKVGFFPPNFIIRVRAGERVHRVTRSFVGNREIGQITLKKDQIVVQKGDEAGGYVKVYTGRKVGLFPTDFLEEI from the exons ATGACAGAAAAGGAGGTGGTGGAGTCCCCTCAGCCCCCCTTTCCAGGAGAGACTCCGCAAAGTGGG CTACAGCGACTGAAGCAATTATTCAAGAAGGGCTCTCCAGAGACAACCGAGATGGAGCCTCCCCCAGAGCCCCAGGCCAATGGAGAAGccgtgggggctgggggtggccCCATCTACTATATctatgaggaagaagaagaggaggaggaagaggaagaaccacCCCCAGAACCTCCTAAGCTTGTCAATGACAAGCCCCACAAGTTCAAAGATCATTTCTTCAAGAAGCCCAAGTTCTGTGATGTCTGTGCCCGGATGATTGTGC TCAATAACAAGTTTGGACTCCGCTGTAAGAACTGCAAAACCAACATCCATGAACACTGTCAGTCCTACGTGGAGATGCAGAAATGCTTCGGCAAGATC CCACCTGGTTTCCATCGGGCCTATAGCTCCCCACTCTACAGCAACCAGCAGTATGCTTGTGTCT CTGCTGCCAATCGCAATGACCCTGTGTTTGAAACCCTACGCGTCGGGGTGATCATGGCAAACAAGGAACGGAAGAAGGGGCAGGCAGATAAGAAAAAT CCTCTGGCAGCCATGATGGAGGAGGAGCCAGAGTCAGccaggccagaggagggcaaGTCACAGGATG GAAACGATGCAGAAAAGGACAAGAAGGCTGAGAAGAAAACACCTGATGATAAA AACAAGCAACCTGGTTTCCAGCAGTCTCATTACTTTGTGGCTCTCTATCGGTTCAAAGCCCTGGAGAAGGATGATCTGGATTTCCC ACCAGGGGAGAAGATCACAGTCATTGATGACTCCAATGAGGAGTGGTGGCGG GGGAAAATCGGAGAGAAGGTGGGATTCTTCCCTCCAAACTTCATCATTCGGGTCCGGGCTGGAGAACGTGTGCACCGTGTAACCAGATCCTTTGTGGGAAACCGCGAGATTGGGCAGATCACTCTCAAGAAGGACCAG ATCGTAGTGCAGAAAGGAGATGAAGCTGGTGGCTACGTCAAGGTCTACACCGGCCGCAAGGTGGGGCTGTTTCCCACCGACTTCCTGGAGGAGATTTAG
- the Ndufa4l2 gene encoding NADH dehydrogenase [ubiquinone] 1 alpha subcomplex subunit 4-like 2 — protein sequence MAGTSLGARFYRQIKRHPGLIPMIGFICLGMGSAGLYLLRLALRSPDVCWDRKNNPEPWNRMSPNDQYKFLAVSTDYKKLKKDRPDF from the exons ATGGCAGGAACCAGTCTAGGGGCCCGCTTCTACCGGCAGATAAAAAGACACCCTGGG CTCATCCCAATGATCGGCTTCATCTGCTTGGGCATGGGCAGTGCCGGACTCTACTTGCTGCGGCTTGCCCTTCGCAGCCCTGATGTCTG CTGGGACAGAAAGAACAACCCAGAGCCCTGGAACCGCATGAGTCCCAATGACCAGTACAAG TTCCTTGCTGTTTCCACCGACTAcaagaagctgaagaaggacCGGCCTGACTTCtaa